The following coding sequences are from one Gadus morhua chromosome 10, gadMor3.0, whole genome shotgun sequence window:
- the LOC115552739 gene encoding LOW QUALITY PROTEIN: uncharacterized protein LOC115552739 (The sequence of the model RefSeq protein was modified relative to this genomic sequence to represent the inferred CDS: inserted 6 bases in 4 codons; deleted 3 bases in 2 codons), translated as MGGLWNCQSAVKKADLITAYASLMTLHFLALTETWISPENSATPAALSTVYSFSHTPRPSGRGGGTGLLISPMWSYQVLPLEHLARSAFELHAVTVTIPIKLSIVVIYRPPGPLRDFYDEMHALLSCFPGDGKPLVILGDFNILPERLHSPELTNFFATXTLSPSPPTHRAGNQLDLIFTRSCGTSALSVTPLPVSYHHFVDFSPLEFLSPLLSSPHIVTICRNLKSLSPSTFASTVLSSLPSIERFSQLSTDESSDTLLSSLSSSLDSLCPFHSRPARSSSPPPWLPHPLQTCRTKLRAAERKWKRSDCPNDLSHYLFLLSDFTSCVSTTKSAFYRYKINSSASNPRKLFSLFPSLLNPPSTPSPSCLTADDFXYLLTQKVKDISSSFIPASILPPPIPSSVFIQFSPLTSDEVNRMITSNHATTCPLDAIPSSLLQDVSSEMRVANQLSSYLSSNNLLDPHQSGFKKAHSTETALLAVTESLRAARASSLSSVHILLDLSAAFDTVNHQILLATLAELGIAESALSWFTSYLTNRTYQVTWNGSLSKPCTLETGVPQGSVLGPILFSLYTSSLGSGIASHSFSYHCYADDTQLFLSFPSSDKALIATRILECLADVSTWTTAHHLRLNLHKTELLLIPGKDCSHMDLLVTVENITVSPSPTARNLSVVXQLCCTANITAVARSCRFALHNIRRIRPFLKREAAQLLVQSLVISRLDYCNSLLAGLPASAIKPLQRIQNEAACLVFNLKKFSHVTPLFRDLHWLPVVVRIKFKKMVLAYKAXRPFSKVTTFPVLAPQWWKELPAALRTAESLIIFRKRLKTHLFRVHFDTS; from the exons ATGGGAGGACTCTGGAACTGCCAATCGGCGGTCAAGAAGGCGGACTTGATTACAGCCTACGCGTCCCTCATGACCCTTCACTTCCTGGCCCTGACAGAGACCTGGATCAGTCCAGAGAACTCTGCtactcctgctgccctctcAACCGTCTACTCATTCTCGCACACCCCTAGACCATccgggcgaggaggggggaccGGACTCCTCATCTCGCCCATGTGGTCCTACCAGGTACTTCCACTAGAACACTTGGCCAGATCTGCGTTTGAACTACACGCTGTCACTGTTACCATTCCAATCAAGCTCTCCATTGTGGTGATCTACCGTCCTCCAGGTCCCCTCCGTGACTTCTACGACGAGATGCATGCCCTCCTCAGCTGCTTTCCT GGGGATGGCAAACCACTCGTTATCCtcggtgatttcaacatcctgCCAGAGAGGTTGCACTCACCTGAACTAACCAACTTTTTCGCCA CAACactatccccttctcctcccacacacagggctgGGAACCAGCTTGACCTAATATTCACCAGGTCCTGCggcacctctgctctctccgttaCCCCGCTCCCTGTGTCTTACCATCACTTTGTtgatttttct ccccttgaattcctctcccccctcctctctagtccccacattgtcaccatttgccgtaacctcaaatccctctctccctctacgtttgcctctactgttctgtcttcactaccttctatcgaacgattctctcaactatctacagatgaatcttcagacactctgctatcctccctctcctcctccttggattccctctgtcccttccactccagaccagcgcgatcctcatccccccctccttGGCTGCCCCATCCTCTGCAGACTTGTAGAACAAAGTTGCGagcagctgagaggaaatggaagagatcagactgtcctaatgatctatctcactatcttttccttctttcagaTTTCACCTCTTGTGTGTCAAcaaccaaatctgccttctaccggtacaaaatcaactcctctgcctcaaaccccaggaaactgttttccctgttcccgtccctcctcaaccctccctcaaccccatctccttcctgcctcactgctgatgact gATACCTACTTACCCAGAAAGTGAAGGATattagctcctcttttatccctgcctccattctccctcctcccatcccctcctctgtctttatCCAATTTagccctctcacctctgacgaggtcaacagaatgataacatctaaccatgccaccacctgcccccttgacgctatcccctcctctctcctccaggatgtctcaagcgAGATGCGagttgctaaccaactgtcctcctatctctcatctaacaacctccttgacccccaccagtcaggtttcaagaaggcacactccactgagacggctctccttgctgtgactgagtccctccgtgctgccagagcctcgtccctctcatcggttcatattctcctcgacctgtccgcagcatttgacacggtgaaccaccagatcctccttgccactcttgccgaacttggcatcgctgaatctgctctttcctggttcacatcctacctgacgaaccgcacctatcaagtgacatggaatggctccttgtccaaaccttgcacgcttgaaactggtgtccctcaaggctctgtactggggccaattctgttctccctctataccagttCTCTGGGCTCGGGAATTGCATCACacagcttttcctatcactgctatgctgacgacactcagctatttctctctttcccctcatctgataaagccctgattgcaacacgcatattggaatgtctggcggacgtcagcacctggacaactgcccatcacctgaggcttaacctccacaaaaccgagctcctcctaatcccagggaaagattgctcacacatggacttactggtcaccgttgagaacatcactgtatctccttctccaactgccagaaacctcagTGTGGT TCAGTTgtgctgcaccgcaaacatcactgcggtggcccgatcctgcagatttgcacttcacaacatccgcagaatccggcccttcctaaaaagggaagcagctcagcttctagtccaatcactggtcatctcccgcctcgactactgcaactcactcctggctggacttcctgcctctgcgattaaacctttgcagcgcatccagaatgagGCAGCgtgcctcgtgttcaacctaaagaagttctcccatgtgacccccctcttccgggacctccactggctccctgtagtagttcgcatcaaatttaagaagatggtactggcatacaaggc aaggccgttcagcaaagtcacaacttttccgGTTTTGGCACCTCAGTGGTGGAaagagctccctgccgctctcaggactgCAGAGTCGCTCATTAttttccgaaaaagactcaagactcacctgttcagagtccacttTGACACTTCAtag